The Caenorhabditis elegans chromosome I genome includes the window AGCTGGAGGAGAGTTCACCtggaaaatataattgtttcTTGAGGACTTCAGATAGTTAAAGGTGTAGTAGAACAGAGAATCTCGAAATATGctgaatttttcttatttatttattttttttcttttgcaacatttcatctttgaaggtggagtagcactagtggggaaattgctttaaaacacgcctatggtacgacaatgaccgaatatcatgataaaaaaattcaaaaaaattttctaaattttatttgattttttgaaaattgaaaaaatcccagttttttcctaattcctatttaaacttccgccaattggatttgttcgatggagcgagcttgcacgtttttaaatttatttattttattttcggttattttccaccgatttttaatgttttcggtgtatttttgcttgaaattgagagaaaaagtcaaactaaatgcaaattttcgattaaaaagcacgcttactaaatcagtgaaattgattaattcaagtttgaaatcgtttaaaagcgttactttttcatttttacgcctgtaagcatgctttttaatcgaaagcttgcatttatttttactttttctctaaaattcaagcaaaaatacaccgaaaacattaaaaatcggtggaaaataacaaaatataaaataaataaatttaaaaacgtgcaagcgcgccccatcgaacaaatccaattggcggtaattcaaataggaattaggggaaaactgagatttttgcaatttgaaaaaaatcatataaaatcaggaaaaaaattttttgaatttttttatcatgatattcggtcattatgacctcataggcatgttttaaagcaatttccccactgggcgcactccacctttaaggCTCAAAAAATGCTTTGAGCAGATTGATCTATATCAAATActacttttttcacaaaatctacaatttttgcTCCCTTGCCAAAATCGTAACTTtacaaaactataaaaacgACCCGTACCCTTCTGAGAACAGGAACATTTGTGGAGGTCGACGGTTCGTCTTCATCAAGCTCTTCCTTCGGTTCCAGCATGGCGGCAACCGACGGTGGTGTTGGTGGTGGAGTTCCAGCAGCATTCGGAGCAATTGAATCGCCCATCTTCTCTTGTTCCAGGCGTCGTCccttttctttaattttcctcATTATTTCCAACGACGCATCGTCCTTCTTCTTTTGTCTCTCCTCCGGCGTTTCGATTAGAAGTGCAGCACCGCGGTTGGAATTTGATCTCGCTTTTGCGGTTCCTCTGCTTTGCACTGCGAATCGGTTTTTTATGGCTTCCAcctctgaaaaatatcgatttattAAAGATGGACTGcgctcagtggggaaattgctttaaaacatgcctatggggccacaatgaccgaatatcatgataaaaaaattttttaaaaattttctagattttatatgattttttgaaaatttaaaaaaatctcagttttcccctaattcctatttgaatttccgccaattgaactcgttcgttggagcgcgcttgcattattttcgttaattttatttatttgttttcattatttcactgattttcttcaatttttggggtttttaatcggaaaatgaaagaaataagcaagataaatgcagaatgtttgttaaaaagtcgTTGAAAGTGCGCAAAGCATTGAAATTATGCGATCCGACGACGacaagcctgaaattagtattattcagagttttaggcattttcagttactttttaatgaacattttgcattttcttgattatttctttcattttccgataaaaaaccccaaaaaatgaagaaaatcagtgaaataatgaaaataaataaataaaattagagGGGGTACGTTTTCGTAAGGGGATTTTTTCGTAAGGAACGCTTTCAGTAGGGCAATGTGCGGCGCGCCTTTTCGCAAGCCCGCCGCACAGTCCTTCGCAATGCGCCGCACGGCTTCTTTGCGCACGCTTCttcgtatttatttatttatttttccaacaggAAATTTCGAAcggaattcaattaaaaacggatttttaatggaaattaattagttttattcGAGCTAAATacggatattttcagaattttcgatgaCAAAAACGGGTTTCAATCGATTTCGAATcgatcaaaattaatattaatcgAAAATGAGCGTTTCCTTCccggaaaaagaagaacttgATGCTGAGAGTGATCCAGGCGGAGCCAAACGATTAAAATGATAGaagtgattttttattcagtcgaaatggaaaataaaactgCAAACAAAAGTTAATTCG containing:
- the Y20F4.4 gene encoding C2H2-type domain-containing protein (Confirmed by transcript evidence), which gives rise to MRKIKEKGRRLEQEKMGDSIAPNAAGTPPPTPPSVAAMLEPKEELDEDEPSTSTNVPVLRRVNSPPAQSTSYARRNDGKRHPSKSRSSRDDRDHRRDRDYDRRRGDDRRRDNHSHPYRRH